Proteins found in one Triticum aestivum cultivar Chinese Spring chromosome 4D, IWGSC CS RefSeq v2.1, whole genome shotgun sequence genomic segment:
- the LOC123097255 gene encoding uncharacterized protein isoform X3: protein MEKGNPAEAPAARDPNGKGRATTASQAETTEPRVPSRAGDSVGGPLDWEEIKATSRRILRRSPNRNRCWKWMKRRAEEMMRTNLARIPTDLAGSGKAGGYNDNKLETYLFAYMETLQQVDSMNVFDEEQMLSFSASSNN, encoded by the exons ATGGAGAAGGGGAATCCGGCGGAGGCCCCGGCGGCTCGTGACCCCAACGGGAAGGGGCGGGCAACAACGGCGTCCCAGGCGGAGACCACGGAGCCTCGCGTTCCCAGTAGGGCGGGGGATTCCGTCGGGGGCCCGCTGGATTGGGAAGAAATCAAGGCCACATCAAGGCGGATTCTCCGGCGATCTCCAAACCGGAATAGGTGCTGGAAGTGGATGAAGAGGAGGGCAGAGGAGATGATGCGCACGAATCTAGCGAGGATCCCTACTGATCTGGCGGGGAGTGGGAAGGCCGGCGGCTACAACGACAACAAATTGGAG ACATACCTCTTCGCATATATGGAAACGTTGCAGCAAGTGGATTCCATGAATGTCTTTGATGAG